Proteins encoded within one genomic window of Paenarthrobacter sp. JL.01a:
- a CDS encoding MFS transporter, whose protein sequence is MNIPTGQQTAGPQAPSPEDTSTTTDEGRIHGKAAATLISTLVLAVLAFQLNASMITPALPHIGSFFGETPEAVAQVQSMFFLAGAISGPVIGRWSDFIGRRNALLLVLVIMGAGTVLCIFAPTLPLLVTGRFMQGVSSAIFALSYIVLNEYLPARLFGTSIGIIAAINGGVGGVDGYFGGLMAEALGFQSIFVAVLVLAAIAVVCVIKVVPGGKSAAAPGRMDWWGAGSLSVFLVFVTYFVSTGSSAGWTSPSALGLLAGSIASFTAFWLIEKKRETPLVAVHHLRSRQVWPVIATTVLTLAGIFAIINFTVVLLSQDKVNGFGLPASVAALLFLTPAALIGVFAAPLAGWIADRRGWIKTVRVGTASSLACAMVAALFANNQIAVLIAIAALGIFYNGFFLTAINGLSVLLSPKEAPAALPGINGASFGIGASLGVVVVAPFAGQGTAAGYSAALWISVSITAVAFIVSLFIAAPKGEKI, encoded by the coding sequence ATGAAGGCCGGATCCATGGCAAGGCCGCAGCCACGCTCATCTCGACGCTGGTGCTGGCTGTGCTGGCATTCCAGCTCAACGCCAGCATGATCACGCCTGCACTCCCGCACATCGGTTCCTTCTTTGGTGAAACCCCGGAAGCCGTCGCCCAGGTGCAGTCGATGTTCTTCCTGGCCGGCGCCATCTCAGGGCCTGTGATCGGCCGCTGGAGCGACTTCATCGGGCGCCGCAATGCGCTGCTCCTGGTATTGGTGATCATGGGAGCCGGAACAGTGCTCTGCATTTTCGCCCCGACGCTGCCACTGCTGGTCACCGGCCGCTTCATGCAGGGTGTCTCCAGTGCCATCTTTGCGCTGTCCTACATTGTGCTGAATGAGTACCTTCCGGCGCGGCTCTTCGGTACGTCCATCGGGATCATCGCAGCCATCAATGGAGGCGTCGGCGGCGTGGATGGCTACTTCGGCGGACTCATGGCCGAGGCCTTGGGATTCCAGTCGATCTTCGTCGCCGTGCTGGTACTGGCCGCGATCGCCGTCGTCTGCGTCATCAAAGTGGTGCCGGGCGGTAAGTCGGCGGCGGCTCCGGGCCGCATGGACTGGTGGGGAGCGGGTTCGCTGTCCGTGTTCCTGGTCTTCGTTACCTACTTCGTGTCCACGGGATCCTCCGCCGGCTGGACCTCACCGTCGGCCCTCGGTCTGCTCGCCGGCAGCATCGCATCCTTCACTGCTTTCTGGCTCATCGAAAAGAAGCGCGAAACTCCCTTGGTAGCCGTGCACCACCTCCGCTCCCGCCAGGTTTGGCCGGTCATCGCGACCACCGTGCTGACCCTCGCCGGAATCTTCGCCATCATAAACTTCACCGTGGTGCTCCTCAGCCAGGACAAGGTGAACGGTTTCGGCCTGCCGGCCTCGGTGGCGGCGCTGCTGTTCCTTACGCCGGCCGCGCTGATCGGAGTCTTCGCCGCTCCGTTGGCAGGTTGGATCGCCGACCGCCGCGGCTGGATCAAGACCGTACGTGTCGGTACCGCCAGCAGCCTTGCCTGTGCCATGGTCGCGGCTTTGTTCGCCAACAACCAGATCGCGGTGCTCATCGCCATTGCCGCACTGGGCATCTTCTACAACGGCTTCTTCCTTACCGCCATTAACGGACTGTCCGTGCTGCTCTCGCCCAAGGAAGCACCCGCCGCCCTGCCGGGAATCAACGGTGCCTCCTTCGGCATCGGGGCGAGTCTCGGCGTCGTGGTGGTTGCGCCGTTCGCCGGCCAGGGGACCGCAGCCGGGTACTCCGCTGCCCTCTGGATTTCGGTGTCGATCACCGCCGTCGCGTTCATCGTGAGCCTGTTCATCGCCGCGCCGAAGGGCGAAAAGATCTAA
- a CDS encoding nucleoside hydrolase: MTQPAPFFLDCDTGIDDALALAYLLASPRAELVGIGTVSGNVSAAGGARNTLDLLKLAGHPDIPVAVGAHDPQVGAFHGGAPHVHGDNGIGGVDLAPSDREPLEATAAELLVQLAHQHAGELRLVAIGPLTNIAQALRLEPKLPELIAEVTIMGGAALAPGNITPVAEANIANDPEAAAEVLAADWDITLVPLDVTMTNVLEESHRQELLANEHPVSQALGEMLGYYFGFYVDIFGRACSAMHDPLAAAIAVRGVELDVAPKVRVKVDTTDGPGRGQTVCDLRGQYVGFPDQRGARCRVVLSIGEEFAPHLLGTMQAGWLSEDQMAAPVA, encoded by the coding sequence ATGACACAGCCTGCCCCCTTCTTCCTCGACTGCGATACCGGCATCGATGACGCCCTTGCCCTTGCCTACCTCCTGGCCTCCCCGAGGGCCGAACTCGTGGGCATCGGCACCGTGAGTGGCAACGTCAGCGCGGCCGGGGGTGCCCGGAACACCCTGGACCTGCTGAAGTTGGCCGGGCATCCGGACATCCCCGTCGCAGTGGGCGCCCACGATCCCCAGGTGGGCGCTTTCCACGGCGGTGCCCCGCATGTTCACGGCGACAACGGGATCGGCGGCGTCGACCTGGCTCCATCCGACCGTGAACCCTTGGAAGCCACAGCCGCGGAACTCCTTGTCCAGCTGGCACATCAGCATGCCGGCGAGCTGCGTTTGGTGGCCATCGGCCCGCTGACCAACATCGCCCAGGCCTTGCGGCTGGAACCGAAGCTGCCGGAACTCATCGCCGAGGTGACCATCATGGGCGGGGCGGCGCTGGCGCCCGGGAACATCACACCCGTTGCGGAGGCCAACATTGCCAATGATCCCGAGGCCGCGGCGGAGGTCCTCGCGGCCGACTGGGATATCACCCTGGTGCCGCTCGATGTCACCATGACCAACGTCCTGGAGGAATCCCACCGCCAGGAACTGCTGGCAAACGAGCACCCCGTTTCACAGGCGCTGGGCGAAATGCTGGGGTACTACTTCGGCTTCTACGTGGATATCTTTGGCCGTGCATGCTCGGCGATGCACGACCCCCTCGCGGCAGCCATTGCCGTCAGGGGAGTGGAGCTGGATGTGGCCCCGAAGGTTCGCGTGAAGGTGGACACCACTGATGGCCCGGGCCGCGGCCAGACGGTATGCGACCTCCGTGGTCAGTACGTTGGCTTCCCGGATCAGCGTGGCGCGCGGTGCCGGGTCGTGCTCTCCATTGGGGAAGAATTTGCGCCGCACCTGCTGGGTACCATGCAGGCGGGGTGGCTTAGCGAAGACCAGATGGCCGCGCCCGTCGCCTAA
- a CDS encoding ArsR/SmtB family transcription factor: MDAVFKALADPTRRELLDELFLKDGQSATALGARFEMTRFGIAKHLKLLEDAGLVVVRRRGREKLHFLNPVPIRLIHDRWVSKYAEPWTAALSDLKSRLESPMEKIFEIYIKTTPELLWEAITNSEIRSKYQFGNTLTSDWTPGSRFEMRNPKADALLGEGENIEVDPPRRLVQTMTALWGEDVKAEGTSRITWEIEPVGDSCHLTVTHDQLREGANDQLYGGWPMILSGLKTWLETGEKLTTPGSLMYA, from the coding sequence ATGGACGCCGTGTTCAAGGCTCTGGCAGACCCCACTCGCAGGGAACTCCTGGATGAGTTGTTCCTTAAGGACGGCCAGTCAGCCACCGCCCTCGGAGCCAGGTTCGAGATGACCCGTTTCGGCATCGCAAAGCACCTCAAGCTGCTGGAAGATGCAGGACTGGTGGTGGTCCGGCGTCGTGGGCGTGAAAAGCTGCACTTCCTGAACCCGGTCCCCATCCGCCTCATCCACGACCGTTGGGTGAGCAAATACGCAGAACCATGGACCGCTGCCCTCAGCGACCTCAAATCCAGATTGGAAAGTCCCATGGAAAAGATCTTCGAAATTTACATCAAGACCACGCCGGAACTGCTCTGGGAAGCCATCACCAACAGCGAGATCCGGAGCAAGTACCAGTTCGGCAACACGTTGACCTCCGACTGGACGCCGGGCAGCCGCTTCGAAATGCGCAACCCCAAGGCGGACGCTCTGCTGGGCGAGGGCGAGAACATCGAGGTCGATCCCCCACGCCGGCTGGTCCAGACCATGACCGCTTTGTGGGGCGAGGACGTGAAGGCCGAAGGGACGTCCCGGATCACATGGGAGATCGAGCCGGTGGGAGATTCCTGCCATCTCACCGTGACCCACGACCAGCTCCGTGAAGGCGCCAACGACCAGCTCTACGGCGGTTGGCCCATGATCCTCTCGGGCTTGAAGACCTGGCTCGAAACCGGCGAGAAGCTCACGACGCCGGGCTCACTTATGTACGCCTAA
- a CDS encoding DinB family protein, whose translation MSASTQDVTHEDIRTQFEAFLDEHRRALEACLDGLTEEQARRRLVPSRTTLLGLVKHATFVEKVWFDEAITCRSRAEIGIPATPDESFILGDYDTIASIRADYSAACEASRKATSGLELDDLLHGNRRGPLPLRWVYLHMLRELAQHCGHADILREQITED comes from the coding sequence ATGAGCGCCTCCACGCAGGACGTCACCCACGAGGACATCCGGACGCAATTCGAGGCGTTCCTGGATGAGCACCGCCGGGCCTTGGAAGCATGTTTGGACGGACTCACCGAAGAACAAGCACGACGGCGGCTGGTCCCCTCGCGTACGACGCTTCTGGGCCTCGTGAAGCACGCGACTTTCGTGGAAAAAGTGTGGTTCGATGAAGCCATAACCTGCAGGTCTCGGGCCGAGATTGGCATCCCGGCCACACCGGATGAGTCCTTCATCCTCGGTGACTACGACACGATCGCCAGCATCCGAGCGGACTACTCGGCCGCCTGCGAAGCTTCGCGGAAGGCTACGTCCGGCCTTGAGCTGGACGATCTTCTCCACGGCAACCGCCGCGGACCGCTGCCCCTTCGCTGGGTCTATCTGCACATGCTGCGTGAACTGGCCCAGCATTGCGGGCACGCGGATATCTTGCGGGAACAGATCACAGAAGATTGA
- a CDS encoding VOC family protein, translating into MDQRLHFITFATPDLDRARAFYKDGLGWDPLMDVPGEILFFQVAPGLMLGLFDAEKFDQDLASGRQTVGVSGVTLSHNVGSAAEVSNTIDALVVAGATLVKPAQPGAFGGIFHGHVKDPNGIVWEIAHNPGWQIDEDGTVVFA; encoded by the coding sequence ATGGACCAGCGACTGCACTTCATCACGTTCGCCACGCCTGATCTCGACCGGGCCCGAGCCTTTTACAAGGACGGGCTCGGTTGGGACCCGCTAATGGACGTGCCCGGCGAAATCCTCTTCTTCCAGGTTGCGCCGGGTTTGATGCTCGGCCTGTTCGACGCCGAAAAGTTCGACCAGGATCTGGCCAGCGGCAGGCAAACCGTTGGTGTCAGCGGCGTGACACTCTCGCACAACGTCGGCAGCGCAGCAGAGGTTTCCAACACTATCGACGCACTTGTGGTTGCCGGCGCCACGCTGGTCAAACCCGCACAGCCAGGCGCTTTCGGCGGCATCTTCCACGGGCACGTCAAGGATCCCAACGGCATCGTCTGGGAGATCGCGCACAACCCGGGCTGGCAGATCGACGAGGACGGTACGGTGGTTTTCGCATGA
- a CDS encoding SDR family oxidoreductase, with protein MLSGYAPSNPQHPMEGHTLPTTNGHNDVASTPGPNVVVAGSTSAAGQAVVAALLAAGARVAAVDLDAARLEELARNHDGVLPYTCNLANLESVEKLAAAVRSDLGPVDGLIHLVGGWRGGDGITGQKDDDWDVLHTSIMTTLRNTSRVFYPDLEASPRGRLAIVSATAAANPTAGGASYSAIKAASEAWVLGVADGFKAAQSDHKTEPKEQTSAAVVFVVKALLDDAMKEAAPHRKFPGYTHVKELAEHIAALFDAQASHLNGTRQHLA; from the coding sequence TTGTTGAGTGGATATGCTCCTTCCAACCCTCAACACCCTATGGAAGGACACACCTTGCCGACTACGAATGGCCACAACGACGTGGCATCCACCCCGGGCCCGAATGTCGTGGTGGCAGGATCCACGAGCGCCGCCGGGCAGGCGGTTGTCGCCGCGCTTCTCGCTGCAGGCGCCCGCGTTGCCGCCGTCGACCTCGACGCCGCCCGCCTGGAAGAGCTCGCCCGGAACCACGACGGCGTCCTCCCCTACACGTGCAACCTGGCGAACCTTGAGTCGGTGGAGAAGCTGGCGGCCGCAGTTCGAAGCGACCTGGGACCAGTGGACGGCCTCATCCACCTGGTCGGCGGTTGGCGCGGAGGCGACGGAATCACGGGTCAGAAGGATGACGATTGGGACGTCCTGCACACCAGCATCATGACCACGCTCCGGAACACCTCCCGCGTCTTCTACCCGGATTTGGAGGCATCACCGCGGGGTCGCTTGGCTATTGTTTCCGCCACGGCAGCAGCGAACCCGACCGCCGGTGGTGCGAGCTACTCGGCCATCAAGGCTGCCTCCGAAGCTTGGGTCCTCGGCGTCGCGGACGGCTTCAAAGCAGCACAGTCAGACCACAAGACTGAGCCCAAGGAACAGACCTCGGCCGCGGTGGTTTTCGTTGTGAAAGCCCTCTTGGACGACGCCATGAAGGAGGCCGCCCCGCACCGCAAGTTCCCCGGCTACACGCACGTCAAGGAACTTGCCGAACACATCGCCGCGCTCTTCGACGCCCAGGCTTCCCACCTGAACGGTACCCGTCAGCACCTTGCCTAA